The Geotalea uraniireducens Rf4 genome window below encodes:
- a CDS encoding exosortase C-terminal domain/associated protein EpsI has product MEMFTRLLSDNRFKITVLSLLFIAAYWVPLHGIVHTWLNNDDYSYGLMIPPLAAYLLWEKRTAINQAGLRGSWLVLPVLLLCIVISLYGILGSSGNISMPLIPVLIILFVAFCFGLELTKAVVFPLGFLIFMVPVPAVLERTLGMFLKSISTTLGGAMISLLNIPVHVSGNIIDLGVTQLQVVDACNGLRYLFPLIALGVLYAYFFEQAAWKRIVCIVATLPIALLLNAFRIGLTGILASRFGPSVAEGFFHDFTGWVLFMVSFVVLYLLGRMLAFFPPKKERKKKGITSDASCAGRPAPNHSGNRIFITAVGLLLVVGMMSWSTHALPPVKLKGGIASFPLVFADWKGRADFIDPTIVALSGAEESFSGQYKNSKDEPLSIYLGYRSTAFLENENFFHSPTVCLPSSGWKQLKTTTRTITSVPFWGTLTVSEMLIESMGTRQMVYFWFQTKNRATHDKNINRFHLALHAIQRDNTHDLFIRPITTLLPQESIENGEKRMDQVVRDLASTVQLFVVKSSI; this is encoded by the coding sequence ATGGAAATGTTTACCAGGCTCCTTTCCGACAACCGTTTCAAGATAACCGTCCTGTCTTTACTTTTTATTGCAGCATATTGGGTCCCTTTGCATGGCATCGTGCACACGTGGCTGAACAATGACGATTATTCGTATGGCCTGATGATCCCGCCGCTTGCTGCGTATCTTTTGTGGGAAAAACGGACGGCCATCAATCAGGCCGGGCTGAGAGGATCCTGGCTGGTGCTACCGGTATTGCTATTATGCATTGTCATCTCTCTCTACGGGATACTCGGGTCGAGCGGCAATATTTCGATGCCGCTCATTCCGGTGCTTATCATCCTGTTTGTTGCGTTCTGTTTCGGTTTGGAACTGACGAAAGCAGTAGTGTTCCCTCTCGGTTTCCTGATTTTCATGGTTCCCGTTCCGGCTGTCCTGGAACGGACACTCGGGATGTTCCTCAAGTCCATATCCACAACTTTGGGCGGAGCGATGATCAGCCTGCTCAACATCCCGGTTCATGTCAGCGGAAATATTATTGATCTTGGCGTGACCCAACTGCAGGTTGTTGATGCTTGTAACGGGTTGCGCTATCTGTTTCCCCTCATAGCTCTCGGCGTCCTGTACGCTTATTTTTTTGAGCAAGCCGCCTGGAAACGTATCGTTTGTATCGTCGCCACCTTGCCGATAGCATTGTTGTTAAACGCTTTCAGGATCGGGCTTACCGGTATCCTTGCCAGCAGATTCGGCCCTTCGGTGGCTGAAGGTTTTTTCCATGATTTCACCGGCTGGGTGTTGTTCATGGTTTCGTTTGTCGTACTTTATCTGCTCGGCAGAATGCTTGCCTTTTTCCCGCCCAAAAAAGAGAGAAAGAAAAAAGGCATTACCTCCGATGCATCCTGCGCAGGCCGTCCAGCGCCAAATCACTCCGGTAACCGCATATTCATCACTGCTGTAGGATTGCTGCTGGTCGTAGGGATGATGAGCTGGAGCACCCATGCGTTGCCGCCGGTCAAGCTTAAAGGGGGCATAGCATCATTTCCGCTGGTTTTTGCCGATTGGAAAGGCCGGGCGGATTTTATCGACCCGACTATTGTTGCACTGTCCGGGGCAGAGGAATCTTTCAGCGGTCAGTATAAAAACAGCAAAGACGAACCGCTATCCATTTACCTTGGTTACCGGAGTACGGCTTTTTTGGAGAATGAGAATTTTTTCCATAGCCCGACAGTTTGTCTGCCGTCTTCCGGCTGGAAACAACTCAAGACGACAACCCGAACCATCACCAGCGTCCCTTTTTGGGGGACCCTGACCGTCAGCGAAATGCTGATCGAATCCATGGGCACACGGCAGATGGTCTACTTCTGGTTCCAGACCAAGAATCGGGCGACACACGACAAAAACATCAACCGCTTTCATTTGGCCCTGCATGCCATTCAACGTGACAATACCCATGACCTCTTCATTCGTCCCATAACTACGCTGCTTCCACAGGAATCCATTGAAAACGGAGAAAAACGCATGGATCAGGTTGTCCGTG
- a CDS encoding radical SAM protein, whose amino-acid sequence MDGIIAVTYRCNCRCTMCYTWQHPSDREKEIRAADLQSLPQMVRLNITGGEPFIKEDLSDILDVVKKKAKRVVISSNGMLTQKTLEVMSRHRDVGIRLSFDGVGETHNAIRGVKNIHEKALETLKGLKGLGIKDLGIAVTVSDQNARDLVPLFKLAEKNDVELATAILHNAYYFHKDDNVINDKAYVDSELNKLIKTYLASSQPKNWFRAYFTKGIADHMHGYQRAHKCTMATDSFFIDPYGDVRPCNVMDFPFGNIREKSFEKIWNGSEAREARKRVDDCRCNCWMIGSVNHLIRRQLWKPLAWIARNKLGQKKDVA is encoded by the coding sequence ATGGATGGAATTATCGCAGTAACCTATCGGTGCAATTGCCGCTGCACCATGTGCTACACATGGCAACACCCGAGCGACAGGGAAAAGGAGATTCGCGCAGCGGACCTGCAATCCCTGCCGCAGATGGTGCGCTTGAACATCACCGGCGGCGAACCGTTTATCAAGGAAGACCTGAGCGATATTCTCGATGTGGTAAAAAAGAAAGCCAAGCGGGTAGTTATCAGCAGTAACGGCATGCTCACCCAAAAAACCCTGGAAGTGATGAGCCGCCACCGCGATGTGGGAATCCGGCTCAGCTTTGATGGTGTCGGTGAAACCCATAATGCCATCCGAGGGGTGAAAAACATCCATGAGAAAGCGCTGGAGACGCTTAAAGGTTTAAAAGGACTGGGGATCAAGGATCTGGGCATTGCCGTGACGGTATCCGATCAGAATGCCCGTGACTTGGTGCCGCTTTTCAAGCTGGCCGAAAAGAACGATGTGGAACTGGCGACCGCAATTCTCCATAACGCCTATTATTTTCACAAGGATGATAACGTTATTAATGATAAGGCGTATGTGGACAGCGAGTTGAACAAGTTGATAAAAACCTACCTGGCGTCGTCCCAGCCGAAGAACTGGTTTCGAGCGTATTTCACCAAGGGGATTGCGGATCACATGCATGGATACCAGCGGGCGCACAAGTGCACCATGGCGACCGATTCGTTTTTTATCGATCCTTATGGCGACGTGAGACCCTGCAATGTCATGGACTTTCCCTTCGGCAATATCAGGGAAAAATCCTTTGAGAAAATCTGGAACGGTTCCGAAGCGCGGGAAGCGCGGAAACGTGTCGATGACTGCCGGTGCAACTGCTGGATGATCGGCAGTGTCAACCATCTCATCCGGCGCCAGCTATGGAAGCCGCTGGCGTGGATCGCAAGAAACAAGTTGGGGCAGAAGAAGGATGTCGCGTGA
- a CDS encoding glycosyltransferase family 4 protein: protein MRIAYVAVKGIPIGGGIEKVTEEIGSRLVERGHEVIVYASRDYGTTDCLYNGMRIKTVPSINTKALHKLSICFMATLDVMFRESVDLVHVHAVGPSIFSLFPRLLGIPTVVQTHGLEWKRDKWGIIGKAFLKLAELSVVAFPSRATSVSLVQKQYFKEKFGRDVTYIPNGVSPVEKREPCWLLQQGIIPGRYILFAARLVEEKGTHFLIQAFRKLNTDMQLVIAGDAAHAEKYKTLLNELAGDDPRIIFTGFVNGEPLTELFSNAYLFCLPSTIEGLPVALLEAMNYGNCCLASDIPENLEALEAHGYTFRNRDVFDLRQRLAELVASPEKVEAKKAAGAEHVYRTYSWDRVTDQMEELYRSLVQDTSVKVCTPPGKYRKSAGEILT, encoded by the coding sequence ATGCGTATAGCCTATGTTGCAGTGAAAGGTATTCCCATCGGCGGCGGCATCGAGAAGGTAACGGAAGAAATCGGCTCCCGGCTGGTCGAGCGGGGCCATGAAGTAATCGTCTATGCCAGCCGCGACTATGGGACAACTGATTGTTTGTATAACGGAATGCGGATCAAAACGGTTCCTTCCATCAACACCAAGGCGTTGCATAAGCTTTCAATCTGTTTCATGGCGACTCTCGACGTGATGTTCCGTGAATCCGTCGATCTGGTCCATGTCCATGCTGTCGGCCCGTCCATCTTTTCCTTGTTCCCCCGCCTGTTAGGCATTCCCACCGTCGTGCAGACCCATGGCCTTGAATGGAAACGGGATAAATGGGGGATAATCGGCAAGGCGTTTCTCAAGCTTGCCGAGTTGAGCGTTGTGGCATTCCCCAGCAGGGCCACCTCGGTTTCTCTGGTGCAGAAACAGTATTTTAAGGAAAAGTTCGGCCGGGACGTTACCTATATCCCCAATGGGGTATCACCGGTGGAGAAGCGTGAACCATGCTGGCTGCTGCAGCAAGGGATCATTCCCGGCCGATATATCCTGTTTGCCGCCCGACTGGTGGAGGAAAAGGGGACTCATTTTCTGATTCAGGCATTTCGGAAGCTGAATACGGACATGCAGCTTGTCATTGCCGGTGATGCGGCCCATGCCGAAAAATATAAAACCCTCCTCAATGAGCTGGCCGGCGATGATCCGCGCATCATTTTCACCGGCTTTGTTAACGGTGAACCTTTGACGGAGCTTTTCAGCAATGCCTATCTGTTTTGCCTCCCTTCGACAATAGAGGGGCTCCCGGTCGCGCTTCTGGAGGCGATGAACTACGGCAACTGCTGCCTGGCAAGCGATATCCCCGAAAACCTGGAGGCGCTGGAGGCTCATGGCTATACCTTTCGCAACCGTGACGTCTTTGATCTGCGTCAGCGTCTTGCCGAGCTTGTGGCCTCCCCGGAAAAGGTCGAGGCGAAAAAGGCGGCAGGTGCGGAACATGTGTACCGCACCTATTCCTGGGACCGGGTGACTGATCAAATGGAGGAACTCTACCGTTCTCTCGTTCAGGATACTTCGGTCAAGGTTTGCACCCCTCCCGGAAAATACAGGAAATCGGCCGGCGAAATACTGACCTGA
- a CDS encoding glycosyltransferase family 4 protein, translating to MKILTVNRNYFVTGGPEKYMFSLLRNMPQHEFIPFCVRFAKNQSSPYERYFVNPPVGKDMVYYDQHQIGVLKKLLYAGKSLYSFEAKRKLEDLIRDTRPDAALFLNAVYFSDSIIDACRRHDVPIIWRMSDFHKVCANYLLFRDGKICEECLENGLIMALCHKCGGYQHSLAAALVKVAGMWLSRYRRIYDHVHYFVTPSAFTREKMIQGGFAPDKIVHIPTFVETGDGESYPAKNPNGILYAGRLSPEKGIEVLLEAFARLRNRDAVLSIAGDANSDYARSLIASVPAASKDRIKFLGFQDQESLARLYSQNLLFVVPSVWYENQPNVLLEGMARGRAAIVPCLGSLMETVIEGVTGYHYKPGNSPELADKIDRLLENPRLASEMGRRARTHVLEHHAASVHIAALGELFKSCLGKGKNRTGIQP from the coding sequence ATGAAAATCCTCACAGTAAATCGAAATTATTTCGTCACCGGCGGACCGGAAAAATACATGTTTTCCCTGTTGAGAAACATGCCGCAGCACGAGTTTATCCCGTTCTGCGTAAGGTTTGCAAAGAACCAGTCGAGCCCCTATGAACGCTATTTTGTAAATCCTCCGGTCGGTAAAGACATGGTTTATTATGACCAGCATCAGATCGGCGTCCTCAAAAAGCTCTTATATGCAGGAAAATCTTTGTATTCATTCGAGGCCAAGAGGAAGCTTGAAGACCTGATCCGGGACACACGCCCCGATGCGGCCCTTTTTTTGAACGCAGTCTATTTCTCTGACAGCATTATTGATGCCTGCCGCAGACACGATGTGCCGATCATCTGGCGGATGTCCGATTTCCACAAGGTCTGCGCGAATTATCTTCTTTTCCGCGATGGCAAAATCTGTGAAGAGTGCCTTGAAAATGGCCTGATCATGGCGTTGTGCCATAAATGCGGCGGTTACCAGCACTCTCTGGCTGCGGCCCTCGTCAAGGTCGCCGGGATGTGGCTCTCACGCTACAGACGCATCTATGACCATGTGCATTATTTTGTAACTCCTTCGGCGTTCACCAGGGAAAAGATGATCCAGGGCGGGTTCGCCCCGGATAAAATCGTGCACATCCCGACGTTTGTCGAAACTGGTGATGGCGAGTCGTACCCGGCAAAAAATCCGAACGGGATTTTGTATGCGGGGCGACTGAGCCCGGAAAAGGGGATTGAAGTGCTGCTGGAAGCATTCGCACGACTCAGGAACAGGGATGCGGTTTTATCCATTGCCGGAGATGCCAACTCTGACTATGCACGAAGCCTGATTGCCTCCGTCCCTGCCGCCTCGAAAGACCGCATCAAATTCCTCGGCTTCCAGGACCAGGAGAGCCTGGCGCGCCTGTACAGTCAAAATTTACTGTTTGTGGTGCCGTCTGTCTGGTATGAGAACCAGCCGAACGTCCTGCTTGAGGGGATGGCCCGCGGCCGCGCCGCAATCGTGCCGTGCCTGGGGAGCCTGATGGAAACCGTTATCGAGGGGGTGACAGGCTATCATTACAAGCCTGGTAATTCTCCGGAACTTGCCGACAAGATCGACCGTCTCCTGGAAAATCCCCGCCTGGCCAGCGAAATGGGGCGACGTGCAAGGACCCATGTTCTGGAGCACCATGCCGCTTCTGTCCATATTGCCGCCCTGGGAGAGTTGTTCAAGAGCTGTCTCGGCAAGGGAAAAAATAGAACGGGAATTCAGCCCTGA
- a CDS encoding glycoside hydrolase, whose translation MKTRKTRSAGMQNLLYVAFCCALSLFAFTLNARVGHAQERLPGAITQPFKLHVDEIKRARASYATLPVMPSILGFFEIYETYGNGSRKRLLNGPWRTGTLPGHLTRDSGKKYTISSRDAATGVSYRITYKRAAEDELLVEFKLQMPVGVEKPGIEFEICKLSGDVFKGAKVQAVPGISGNSGILPLEPRPVQNRFLYNDKSEILVKGKVCDIRIKDLAGGNSINIADFRNIPWDSKKSFHFYGGKKGLTPGKEYQFGYSIRFLPPSVARSSANAPHVPDALVAQTPDNLQRFLSVTPKEYKTAEGCYLLTPGEFIFAPVNDPAQQMLVSEIKSITRLPIYARPLDRGQSGRGIYIENLSKANTLSHSLPQEGFELIINPDRVVVRGADARGCLYGTYALLGRIRQDKGGWGIPCGTVRDWPDLRTRGICVEMLSPQRNDINLFKRYVLAFSHARANLLIFHFYPQHVVKWNTGKGRNDWTPEQIAEVADYARSLGMEVWAGMVAKFDASAFPQLPMLQSANIYNPLEERSYNFLFSLYERIIASIKPTVMLIGHDEVKGLSLYAGKEPEKTGKLFAADIRKLHDWLASRGVGTAMWGDMLLDDSRWSGEVGDANSNNPVYNSGATHLAIDHIPKDVKILDWHYGEMPGYRSIDYFRKHGFQVYGSPWHFPRATKALAKSVKEYQGQGMIGTDWGFWRTLSSSATTLYAPLCGWTNNCDISQDDVAVMAANLRGKDPLPMSMLRQVPVDLQPNCNRSTWDVSAGSGKGIFGVGPQLDLRDLRPGNQIRGGVTFSLLPAEEGRRYNCVAVMGGGNGLVNENRTSRIVVKDQLAQQIAFLHTAFLEEPQVNPRKLGEYVIEFQSGRQETVSLTENVNITDVRSSEGLRDNSWTFTRSPDVLLDSVPGWRGVSGIGLPLNMQVFIWRNPYPDEKITSIRLRATEKQPKLHLALLGVTLLQ comes from the coding sequence ATGAAGACCCGGAAGACACGTTCAGCAGGTATGCAGAATTTATTGTACGTGGCATTCTGCTGCGCTTTGTCATTATTCGCTTTTACGTTGAATGCGAGAGTCGGTCATGCCCAGGAACGCCTGCCTGGTGCGATAACTCAGCCTTTCAAGCTTCATGTCGACGAAATAAAAAGAGCCAGGGCTTCCTATGCTACACTGCCGGTTATGCCCAGTATTTTGGGTTTTTTTGAAATATATGAAACGTATGGAAATGGCAGCAGAAAAAGGCTGTTGAACGGCCCATGGCGGACCGGCACGCTGCCGGGCCACCTGACCAGGGATTCGGGCAAAAAATACACAATTTCCTCCCGGGACGCGGCAACGGGCGTTTCCTACAGGATTACCTATAAACGGGCCGCTGAGGATGAGTTGCTCGTCGAGTTTAAGCTCCAGATGCCTGTGGGAGTTGAAAAACCCGGAATTGAATTTGAGATATGCAAGCTATCAGGTGATGTTTTCAAGGGAGCTAAGGTGCAGGCTGTTCCCGGTATATCCGGGAACTCCGGGATTTTGCCTCTGGAGCCGCGTCCTGTGCAAAACCGTTTCCTGTATAACGATAAAAGTGAAATTCTTGTCAAGGGCAAGGTTTGCGATATACGCATCAAGGACCTTGCCGGAGGCAATTCCATCAATATCGCCGATTTTAGGAATATCCCATGGGATTCAAAAAAGAGTTTTCATTTTTATGGGGGGAAAAAAGGCCTGACTCCGGGCAAGGAGTATCAATTCGGGTATTCCATCCGTTTCCTCCCTCCATCTGTGGCGAGGTCCAGCGCAAATGCGCCCCATGTGCCGGATGCTCTCGTGGCACAGACCCCCGACAACTTACAGCGGTTTCTTTCTGTAACGCCGAAGGAATATAAAACTGCCGAAGGCTGCTATCTGCTTACGCCTGGAGAGTTCATTTTTGCTCCGGTAAATGATCCAGCTCAACAGATGTTGGTTTCTGAAATCAAGAGCATTACCAGGCTTCCCATTTATGCAAGACCATTGGACAGGGGCCAGTCTGGGAGAGGTATATATATTGAGAATTTGTCAAAGGCGAATACGCTGTCTCACTCTCTTCCTCAGGAAGGGTTTGAACTGATCATCAATCCGGACCGGGTTGTGGTGAGGGGGGCCGATGCTAGGGGCTGTTTGTACGGGACGTATGCATTGCTCGGCAGGATCCGGCAGGACAAGGGGGGATGGGGTATACCCTGTGGTACGGTGCGAGATTGGCCGGACCTGCGGACACGAGGAATATGTGTGGAAATGCTGTCTCCGCAGCGAAATGATATTAACCTGTTTAAACGCTATGTGCTTGCGTTTTCACATGCGAGGGCCAATCTGCTGATCTTTCACTTTTATCCACAGCATGTTGTGAAGTGGAACACCGGTAAAGGTCGTAACGATTGGACACCGGAACAGATTGCCGAGGTCGCCGATTATGCGAGAAGCTTGGGCATGGAAGTTTGGGCAGGCATGGTGGCAAAATTCGATGCGTCAGCTTTTCCCCAACTTCCCATGCTGCAATCGGCAAACATCTATAATCCTCTGGAAGAGCGTTCCTATAACTTTCTGTTTTCTCTGTATGAACGCATAATTGCTTCAATCAAACCAACGGTAATGTTAATTGGCCATGATGAGGTTAAAGGTCTTTCCCTCTATGCCGGAAAAGAACCTGAAAAGACAGGTAAGCTTTTTGCGGCGGATATAAGGAAGCTCCACGATTGGCTTGCTTCCCGGGGCGTAGGCACTGCGATGTGGGGAGACATGCTGCTGGACGACAGCAGATGGTCTGGCGAAGTCGGTGACGCCAATAGCAACAATCCTGTCTACAATTCAGGCGCGACCCACCTGGCAATCGACCACATTCCCAAGGATGTGAAGATCCTGGACTGGCATTACGGAGAGATGCCCGGATACCGCAGCATCGACTATTTCCGCAAACACGGCTTCCAGGTATATGGCAGTCCCTGGCATTTCCCCCGGGCGACAAAGGCTCTCGCGAAAAGCGTAAAGGAGTATCAGGGGCAGGGGATGATCGGCACGGACTGGGGGTTTTGGCGGACTCTATCGTCCTCAGCTACAACACTGTATGCTCCACTCTGTGGTTGGACAAATAATTGTGACATAAGTCAGGATGATGTTGCCGTGATGGCGGCTAACCTGAGGGGGAAAGACCCACTCCCGATGAGCATGTTGAGGCAAGTTCCAGTTGATCTGCAGCCAAACTGCAACAGGTCAACATGGGATGTATCCGCAGGATCCGGTAAGGGTATCTTTGGGGTAGGGCCTCAACTGGACCTGCGGGATTTACGGCCGGGAAATCAGATCAGGGGTGGTGTAACTTTTTCTCTTCTGCCTGCCGAAGAAGGACGCAGGTACAATTGTGTCGCTGTTATGGGTGGAGGCAATGGTTTAGTAAACGAAAACCGGACAAGCCGGATTGTGGTTAAAGATCAATTGGCTCAGCAGATAGCGTTTTTGCATACCGCTTTTCTGGAAGAGCCGCAGGTAAATCCGCGCAAGCTTGGGGAATATGTCATAGAATTTCAAAGCGGCCGCCAGGAAACTGTAAGCTTGACGGAAAACGTGAATATCACAGATGTGCGCTCAAGTGAAGGTCTCCGGGACAACAGCTGGACCTTTACCAGGTCACCAGATGTCCTACTGGATTCAGTTCCGGGCTGGCGTGGAGTATCCGGTATTGGTCTCCCATTGAATATGCAGGTCTTTATCTGGCGGAATCCATACCCTGATGAAAAAATCACAAGCATTCGACTTCGTGCGACTGAAAAGCAGCCTAAATTGCATTTGGCACTACTGGGAGTGACATTGCTGCAATGA
- a CDS encoding glycosyltransferase, with amino-acid sequence MKIVHLVSAGVIGGAEKIALQLATYQKNAGNDVEIWFLFKGGPIKAEAEKLGIKTQLCGVRNGWDISGAINLSRQLSCHHPDIIHVHAFSIGFLVALMKRKQSIILEHEHGCIFSSNGLVKRLYNIIIRRFVHLADAYIAVSEATRRALINTLCINNDAIRTIPNGVDLSLFEQERDPHRKKLELGIPGNSLVVGTVGRLVNEKGMDGFVRAAALIRNQLQDVHFVIAGDGPCRAELTALIADLGLGGAVSLLGMRNDVPELLTAFDLFALTSNRESFGIALVEAMASGVPVLAFGVDGIPEVIDERCGVLLGPGDVEGLAAAALALLRDSGKRSTMAVACRRRAEEFSIQTAFRQVSQLYTDLITARLKTAA; translated from the coding sequence ATGAAAATAGTTCATCTGGTCTCTGCCGGGGTGATCGGCGGAGCAGAAAAAATCGCCTTGCAGTTGGCAACCTATCAGAAAAATGCAGGCAATGATGTTGAGATATGGTTTCTATTCAAAGGAGGCCCAATCAAGGCTGAGGCCGAAAAGCTCGGTATTAAAACACAGCTCTGCGGCGTGCGGAACGGGTGGGACATATCAGGCGCCATCAATTTATCTCGGCAACTTTCCTGCCATCATCCCGACATAATTCATGTTCATGCATTTTCAATAGGTTTTCTTGTAGCGTTGATGAAGCGGAAACAATCCATAATCCTCGAGCACGAGCACGGATGTATTTTTTCCAGCAATGGCTTGGTCAAGAGACTTTATAACATTATCATCCGCCGGTTTGTTCATCTGGCTGATGCCTATATCGCCGTATCGGAAGCAACCCGACGAGCTCTCATCAATACTTTGTGCATTAATAACGATGCGATCAGAACCATTCCGAACGGCGTGGATTTGTCTCTTTTTGAACAGGAGAGAGATCCCCATCGTAAAAAGCTGGAGTTGGGGATACCGGGGAATTCTCTTGTCGTTGGTACGGTTGGCAGGCTCGTTAACGAAAAGGGGATGGATGGTTTTGTCCGGGCGGCGGCTCTTATTCGCAATCAACTGCAGGATGTGCACTTCGTAATAGCGGGCGATGGTCCTTGCAGGGCTGAACTTACAGCCTTGATTGCCGACTTGGGCCTGGGCGGGGCAGTCTCGTTGCTGGGGATGAGAAATGATGTGCCGGAGCTTTTGACTGCATTTGATCTTTTTGCCCTTACATCCAACCGGGAATCCTTCGGCATTGCCCTGGTGGAGGCCATGGCCAGTGGAGTGCCGGTTCTTGCATTCGGCGTTGACGGCATTCCCGAGGTCATCGATGAACGATGCGGGGTTTTGCTTGGACCAGGAGACGTGGAAGGGCTGGCAGCGGCAGCTCTAGCTCTTCTCCGTGACAGTGGCAAGCGGTCTACCATGGCTGTTGCCTGCCGCAGGCGGGCAGAGGAGTTCAGTATTCAGACAGCCTTCCGACAGGTATCTCAGCTTTATACAGACTTGATAACAGCACGGCTAAAAACGGCAGCCTGA
- a CDS encoding class I SAM-dependent methyltransferase, with translation MNRSRKPETYFTHDRQEMLDFIPADAQRVLDVGCGEGTFGCQVKQSRNAEVWGAELDNAAAHIAGQRLDKVLSGDFGQLISELPDGYFDCMIFNDVLEHFVDPFTILFDVKTKLSEHGVVVCSIPNIRYFYTLKRFLFQGEWKYEDAGILDRTHLRFFTQNSLIDMFESLEYDLICIKGINPALSWKFKLLNAATFGFLSDTQYYQFACVAMPRTKGRP, from the coding sequence ATGAACCGTTCAAGAAAGCCGGAGACGTATTTTACGCATGACCGGCAGGAAATGTTGGATTTTATTCCGGCTGACGCTCAACGAGTCCTTGACGTGGGGTGCGGCGAGGGCACGTTCGGTTGTCAGGTGAAGCAGAGCAGGAATGCCGAAGTTTGGGGGGCGGAACTTGACAATGCGGCTGCTCATATTGCAGGGCAACGCTTAGACAAGGTACTGTCGGGCGATTTTGGGCAACTGATCAGTGAGCTCCCTGACGGCTATTTTGATTGCATGATATTCAATGACGTGCTGGAACATTTTGTCGACCCGTTCACTATTCTTTTTGATGTAAAAACCAAACTTTCCGAGCATGGTGTAGTTGTCTGTTCCATACCGAACATTCGCTATTTTTACACACTGAAACGGTTCCTTTTCCAGGGGGAGTGGAAGTATGAGGATGCGGGGATTCTGGACAGAACGCACCTGCGGTTCTTCACGCAAAATAGCTTGATTGATATGTTCGAATCGCTGGAGTACGACTTGATCTGCATTAAGGGGATCAATCCGGCCCTGTCCTGGAAATTCAAGCTGCTTAACGCGGCAACTTTTGGTTTTTTGTCCGATACACAATACTACCAATTTGCCTGCGTTGCGATGCCACGCACAAAGGGCAGGCCATGA
- a CDS encoding glycosyltransferase family 2 protein, translating into MPHTEAVLDLSVIIVSFNTMGLLRNCLRSVLDSVKGISSEVFVVDNASHDGSPEMVKRDFPEVKLIENVTNTGFAKANNLALLEATGRYILLLNSDTVMPECPRQVIEYMDAKADIGLLGCRIVFGDGSLQYSAWRFPTLFQEWYYFSFDIIRIFIPAISRLKYRGIDYGHIADTDCVSGCCLFINGKLINLIGGFDEQFFMYYEDSEYCYRTMNNTNYRVVYFPYFQVIHYHGKSSNPQKATLRSFMAARYYFAKTKGERFSAVFVTACRMIWRFNLTILSIIQLFFRNIKVAGKIDMFRQLLSSVSLSSKEETENHETRADKFPASGCKYP; encoded by the coding sequence ATGCCTCATACTGAAGCGGTTTTGGATCTGTCGGTCATAATAGTCAGTTTCAATACCATGGGGCTGCTGAGGAATTGCCTGCGTTCAGTGTTGGACAGCGTTAAAGGCATATCCTCCGAAGTGTTCGTGGTCGATAATGCCTCTCATGACGGGAGCCCGGAAATGGTGAAGAGGGATTTCCCGGAGGTGAAGTTGATTGAGAATGTGACTAATACGGGTTTTGCAAAGGCTAATAACCTGGCCCTGTTGGAAGCAACGGGGCGGTATATCCTTCTCCTGAACAGTGACACAGTAATGCCGGAATGCCCGCGGCAGGTGATTGAATATATGGATGCCAAAGCGGATATCGGGCTCCTGGGATGCAGAATAGTATTCGGAGACGGTTCGCTTCAGTATTCGGCATGGCGTTTCCCAACGTTGTTTCAGGAATGGTATTACTTCAGCTTCGACATTATCCGGATATTCATCCCCGCTATATCCCGATTGAAGTACCGGGGTATCGACTACGGGCATATTGCCGACACCGATTGTGTTTCCGGTTGCTGTCTTTTTATCAACGGCAAACTGATAAATCTCATTGGTGGATTTGATGAACAGTTTTTTATGTATTACGAAGATAGTGAGTATTGTTACAGGACTATGAATAACACTAATTACAGAGTGGTCTACTTCCCGTATTTTCAAGTCATTCATTATCACGGCAAGAGCAGTAATCCGCAAAAGGCGACATTGCGCAGCTTCATGGCTGCCAGATACTATTTTGCGAAGACAAAAGGTGAGAGATTTTCAGCTGTTTTTGTCACAGCCTGCAGAATGATCTGGCGTTTCAATCTGACGATACTATCAATAATCCAGCTGTTTTTTCGAAATATCAAGGTCGCCGGGAAAATCGACATGTTCCGACAACTTTTGTCGTCAGTCAGCCTCTCCAGCAAGGAGGAGACCGAGAATCATGAGACCAGAGCAGATAAGTTTCCGGCGTCGGGGTGCAAATATCCATGA